One stretch of Pseudomonas sp. NC02 DNA includes these proteins:
- a CDS encoding diaminopimelate epimerase, producing MSVFYDARGNIYGVVSPEHLRSKGIDVPDRADLAAGTRGVWALAAIAAECGWDELPRPAEAKAHRCDGLLVGPFQAAPPFDLLIVNTDGSLAERSGNGLTIFAQSLTDQGLMAQGCELRVHHDKTDALSPVVTRVEPAEYEQVQGFWLALGRPEFGPLAVGAVGVGAVSLEGTEVSHVSPLAALNPEWNHSQFVRVGNPHCVTLVQDASALPDNAQLHRSAWFDPLRAIAFAPPAGAGQPCISGVNLQWVARDSGNRVIARVFERGEGPTASSGTSASAVACAAWSVGWVTAGQVAVVMPGGTAPVRLQAEPGELLSVSLFGTARLQEV from the coding sequence ATGAGCGTTTTCTATGACGCCCGCGGCAATATCTACGGCGTAGTGAGCCCGGAGCATTTACGCAGCAAGGGTATCGACGTGCCGGACCGTGCCGACTTGGCCGCTGGCACCCGAGGTGTTTGGGCATTGGCGGCGATTGCCGCCGAGTGCGGTTGGGATGAGTTGCCGCGCCCGGCAGAGGCCAAGGCGCATCGCTGTGACGGCTTGTTGGTGGGGCCGTTCCAGGCCGCGCCGCCTTTTGACCTGTTGATCGTCAACACCGACGGTTCCCTGGCCGAACGCAGTGGCAATGGCCTGACGATCTTCGCCCAGTCGTTGACCGACCAGGGATTGATGGCGCAAGGCTGTGAGTTGCGGGTGCATCACGACAAGACAGACGCACTGTCGCCGGTGGTTACGCGGGTTGAGCCGGCGGAGTACGAACAGGTGCAAGGCTTTTGGCTGGCGCTGGGGCGTCCCGAGTTCGGGCCTTTGGCGGTAGGGGCTGTTGGTGTGGGCGCGGTCTCGCTTGAGGGAACTGAGGTGAGCCATGTTTCGCCACTGGCTGCGCTCAACCCCGAGTGGAATCACAGCCAGTTTGTGCGTGTGGGCAACCCGCATTGTGTGACGCTGGTACAGGACGCGTCAGCGTTGCCGGACAACGCCCAGCTGCATCGATCAGCCTGGTTCGATCCGCTGAGGGCGATTGCTTTCGCACCACCTGCCGGGGCCGGCCAACCTTGTATTTCCGGGGTCAACCTGCAATGGGTCGCCCGGGATTCAGGCAATCGCGTGATCGCGCGAGTGTTTGAGCGTGGTGAGGGGCCCACGGCGTCCTCCGGGACCAGCGCCAGTGCGGTGGCATGCGCCGCCTGGTCTGTAGGATGGGTGACGGCGGGTCAGGTGGCGGTGGTGATGCCGGGCGGTACCGCACCCGTACGGTTGCAAGCAGAGCCGGGTGAGTTGCTGAGCGTTAGCCTGTTCGGGACTGCGCGGCTGCAGGAAGTTTGA
- a CDS encoding lipase family protein, protein MALTEWKQPFFSGKMPACAVRGCWLSFCLVDESGDGNAYGGLAYKVFDSTGQQYAGRLDGNGFAKLDNPYRGPVVLIFDAPYEMSGDYYATLQTRGCYPLPITELQVRAEQTRFSRVDGERVERNPAGRETGKFYQVEVSDLVLHTAHLPPLAPRTHRPPRHALRMLAELGFGPPQPKLTGLVLFPDLHTVLEVRPLRALRPLLSIEDQFCALNLYQLALMATLSYCDFGQEPSTPPMDQVSFPIEPSVGNFFSEQLSGYQEAWKFDSDQVEHFYPVYEDVPYSQRFEVLPFDPELYEQNRSEQGESPAHPAKLHFFDDEENGTDTQAFISHHDHVILIAVRGTASRSDGLRDANAHQVAFVEGVGKVHEGFYGAYRAMRDFALHYLDRFYIGQRIIICGHSLGGAIALLLAESLRRIPGYDRNILLYTYGAPRVADSEFTDGASSLVHHRIVNHNDPVPSVPAPWMNTTAKLWIPGLVTLFSNPAPAGLLFALGLVRVGGNAYQHHGSQQHFMPIALPDGTQSSILWNPGCESIEEAACNRAIQLSGDMPDRANLIKQLVQYKQHFMTASYIPAAWATLRRWQQTVDADGTLVTASEFELIEKALISMRQQLREKKRELDRYRPTNQRGYEDIQALSIEADRLQSSRDRLATLRWRRLQARDVYGSHASSPTLQSSLKRWFAHPQNRVLTQVASIPPQSDDGWGKPQTLDIDSIV, encoded by the coding sequence ATGGCGCTTACAGAATGGAAACAACCCTTTTTCAGCGGGAAAATGCCGGCTTGTGCAGTGCGTGGATGTTGGCTGAGTTTTTGTCTGGTGGACGAATCAGGTGACGGAAACGCTTATGGGGGTCTTGCGTACAAGGTTTTTGACAGCACAGGTCAACAATATGCAGGTCGTTTGGATGGAAACGGTTTCGCAAAGTTGGACAACCCATATCGAGGGCCTGTGGTTCTGATCTTCGATGCGCCATATGAAATGAGCGGGGATTACTACGCAACGTTGCAAACGCGTGGTTGTTATCCACTGCCTATCACCGAGCTTCAGGTACGAGCCGAACAGACGCGGTTTTCACGTGTAGACGGGGAGCGCGTCGAGCGAAACCCGGCAGGGCGGGAAACAGGCAAATTCTATCAAGTCGAGGTCAGTGACTTGGTCTTGCACACTGCTCATTTGCCTCCCTTGGCGCCCAGAACCCATCGACCACCGCGGCATGCGCTCCGCATGCTGGCTGAACTTGGGTTTGGCCCCCCTCAGCCCAAGCTGACAGGGCTGGTTTTATTTCCTGACCTGCACACTGTGCTGGAGGTAAGGCCGCTGCGTGCGTTACGCCCGTTGTTGTCGATTGAAGACCAGTTCTGTGCCTTGAACCTTTATCAGTTGGCGCTTATGGCTACCTTGAGTTATTGCGATTTTGGGCAGGAACCGTCGACTCCGCCGATGGACCAGGTCAGCTTTCCCATAGAGCCCAGTGTGGGCAATTTTTTTTCCGAACAACTGTCGGGCTATCAGGAGGCTTGGAAGTTCGATTCCGACCAGGTGGAACACTTTTATCCCGTGTATGAAGACGTGCCGTACTCGCAACGATTCGAGGTGTTGCCTTTTGATCCTGAGTTGTATGAGCAAAATCGATCGGAGCAAGGAGAGTCCCCGGCCCACCCAGCGAAGCTGCATTTTTTTGATGACGAGGAGAATGGCACTGATACTCAGGCGTTTATCAGCCATCACGACCATGTGATCCTGATCGCAGTGCGGGGCACTGCAAGCCGTTCCGATGGGCTGAGGGATGCCAATGCTCACCAGGTCGCTTTTGTCGAGGGTGTTGGTAAGGTTCATGAGGGCTTTTATGGCGCGTATCGGGCGATGCGTGATTTTGCGCTGCATTACCTCGACCGGTTCTACATAGGCCAGCGCATCATAATTTGTGGCCATAGTCTCGGCGGCGCCATAGCACTGCTGCTGGCAGAGTCTCTTAGGCGAATTCCAGGTTACGACCGCAACATCCTTCTTTACACCTATGGCGCTCCCCGCGTTGCCGACTCTGAGTTCACTGACGGTGCTTCATCTTTGGTGCATCACCGCATCGTCAATCATAACGACCCGGTACCCAGCGTCCCGGCACCCTGGATGAACACAACTGCCAAACTCTGGATTCCCGGGCTTGTTACCCTGTTCAGCAATCCTGCACCTGCTGGCCTGCTGTTCGCACTTGGGTTGGTGCGGGTGGGCGGGAACGCCTATCAGCATCACGGCTCCCAGCAGCATTTCATGCCGATTGCCTTGCCCGACGGCACACAGTCTTCAATATTGTGGAACCCCGGGTGTGAGTCGATCGAAGAAGCTGCATGCAATCGCGCGATTCAACTCAGCGGTGATATGCCGGACCGGGCCAACCTGATCAAGCAGCTAGTCCAATACAAGCAGCACTTTATGACCGCAAGCTACATCCCGGCAGCCTGGGCGACGTTACGCCGCTGGCAGCAAACCGTGGACGCCGACGGAACACTGGTGACTGCGAGTGAATTTGAGCTGATCGAAAAAGCGCTGATCAGCATGCGGCAACAACTGCGGGAGAAAAAACGAGAACTGGACCGCTATCGACCGACCAATCAGCGTGGTTATGAAGATATCCAGGCCTTGAGCATCGAAGCTGATCGTCTGCAAAGTAGTCGCGACCGCCTGGCAACCCTCCGCTGGCGCCGCCTCCAGGCCCGCGACGTCTACGGCAGCCACGCTTCATCCCCAACCCTGCAATCCAGCCTGAAACGCTGGTTCGCTCACCCGCAAAATCGCGTACTCACCCAAGTGGCGAGCATCCCGCCACAATCGGATGATGGCTGGGGAAAGCCACAAACCCTCGATATAGATTCAATCGTATGA
- a CDS encoding type VI secretion system tip protein VgrG — MFNTLVSSRFKLVVAGMNQAFQVLAFKGSETIDQPFFIEVQWVSENPSLDLEKLLHQPAYLDFGEPGEGLHGQIYSIGREGPGQRLTRYHLTLAPRVAYLAHRCDQRIFQQRSVPQIIAAVLEQHGILADAYTFELGPVVYPPRTFCVQYAETDLHFIQRLCEEEGIHYHFRHSADAHVLVLGDDQTVFRRLPAQRYCPAGGPAAETLVIQRFDVRLATRSAQVVRRDYDFEHPSLRLQEQAGSFPALEDYQYPAGFTGHLRGSQLARRGLERHQRDRHRALGRSDQPALRSGHFLELRGHPDRTCNDLWLITGVRHEGYQPQVLEEAVVDVEAFHGYRNRFTATPWRAAYRPPLKHVKPRISGSQTATVTGPEGEDVHCDAHGRVKIRFHWDRLDQHDDKSSCWVRVASGWAGDSYGAVMIPRVGMEVLVTFLEGDPDRPVINGCLPNTLQPVAYPLPQHKTRSVLRSRSSPGGTGANELHLEDRSGQELIYLRAQRDLEQQVGHDSRLEVVGERRETIHGLSATTLEDEEHRSIAGDRKVRLGADDHLHVQGNSQTLVGQTLVIEAGQQVHLKAGANLVIDAGAQLSFKAGGEHLLIQAGGIFSSRPITLGGAPAVIRTANPVGPGDVAASSAFAADGPKVSVIQGVVMELARRLDADFCPVCERCREGLCESTGRAA, encoded by the coding sequence ATGTTCAATACGCTTGTTTCGTCACGTTTCAAACTGGTCGTTGCAGGAATGAACCAGGCATTTCAGGTGCTGGCTTTTAAAGGCAGCGAAACGATTGACCAGCCTTTTTTTATTGAAGTGCAGTGGGTCAGTGAAAACCCCAGCCTGGATCTGGAGAAGTTACTTCACCAACCGGCCTATCTGGATTTTGGCGAGCCCGGTGAAGGCCTGCACGGGCAAATCTACAGCATTGGCCGGGAAGGCCCGGGGCAGCGGCTGACCCGCTACCACCTCACCCTTGCGCCGCGCGTGGCGTACCTGGCCCATCGTTGCGACCAGCGGATTTTCCAGCAGCGCAGCGTGCCGCAAATTATCGCGGCAGTGCTTGAGCAGCACGGCATCCTTGCTGATGCCTATACCTTCGAACTGGGGCCGGTGGTTTACCCACCGCGTACGTTCTGTGTGCAATACGCGGAAACCGACCTGCACTTTATCCAGCGGCTGTGCGAGGAAGAGGGCATTCACTACCACTTTCGCCACAGTGCAGACGCCCATGTACTGGTGTTGGGTGATGACCAGACGGTGTTTCGTCGTTTGCCGGCGCAACGCTACTGCCCGGCCGGAGGCCCGGCTGCCGAAACGCTGGTGATCCAGCGTTTCGATGTGCGCCTGGCCACGCGCAGTGCTCAGGTTGTTCGGCGTGACTACGACTTCGAACATCCGTCGCTGCGCTTGCAGGAGCAGGCCGGATCTTTCCCGGCACTTGAAGACTATCAATACCCTGCGGGATTCACGGGGCATCTGCGAGGTTCGCAGTTGGCCCGGCGTGGCCTGGAACGTCATCAACGCGACCGTCATCGGGCCCTGGGCCGCAGTGACCAGCCGGCTTTGCGCAGCGGGCATTTCCTGGAACTGCGCGGCCATCCGGACCGCACCTGTAATGACTTGTGGCTGATCACCGGCGTGCGTCACGAAGGCTATCAACCGCAGGTGCTGGAGGAGGCGGTGGTGGATGTCGAGGCATTCCACGGCTATCGCAATCGATTTACCGCAACGCCCTGGCGCGCCGCTTACCGCCCGCCGCTCAAGCACGTCAAACCGCGTATCAGCGGCAGCCAGACCGCAACCGTCACCGGGCCCGAGGGTGAAGACGTGCATTGCGACGCTCACGGCCGGGTGAAAATTCGCTTTCATTGGGACCGCCTGGACCAGCACGACGACAAGAGCAGCTGCTGGGTGCGTGTGGCGTCCGGATGGGCGGGTGACAGCTATGGCGCGGTGATGATCCCGCGTGTGGGCATGGAGGTACTGGTGACGTTCCTGGAAGGTGATCCAGACCGGCCAGTGATCAATGGTTGCCTGCCCAATACCTTGCAGCCTGTTGCCTATCCGTTGCCCCAACACAAGACCCGCAGTGTGCTACGCAGCCGCAGTTCGCCGGGCGGGACGGGGGCCAACGAGCTGCACCTCGAGGACCGCAGCGGCCAGGAACTCATCTACCTGCGCGCCCAACGCGATCTGGAGCAGCAGGTCGGCCACGACAGTCGGCTGGAGGTGGTGGGCGAACGTCGGGAAACCATCCACGGCTTGAGTGCCACCACCCTGGAAGACGAGGAACACCGCAGCATCGCCGGCGACCGCAAGGTTCGGCTTGGGGCTGATGATCACTTGCACGTGCAGGGCAACAGCCAGACCCTTGTCGGCCAGACCCTGGTGATCGAAGCGGGGCAACAGGTCCATCTGAAGGCGGGGGCCAACCTGGTTATCGATGCCGGTGCGCAGTTGAGCTTCAAGGCCGGTGGTGAGCATTTGCTGATTCAGGCTGGCGGGATTTTCAGCAGTCGGCCGATCACGTTGGGCGGTGCGCCTGCCGTGATTCGCACAGCCAACCCAGTTGGACCGGGTGACGTGGCTGCTTCGTCCGCATTTGCAGCGGATGGGCCGAAGGTTTCGGTTATCCAAGGCGTAGTCATGGAGCTGGCCAGAAGACTGGATGCGGACTTCTGTCCAGTGTGCGAGCGCTGCCGTGAAGGCCTGTGCGAATCCACGGGGAGGGCGGCTTGA
- a CDS encoding DUF4123 domain-containing protein produces MEIAPGQWMAEQQQAGRRLCLVLQGESDARGVLLATRTVAEYRCLYGETVASEMAADGPMLLLLDHVSEPALVGLLQNPQRNWGWLGSLAGDDLSGVTRHWRDRLVVGTAGSQALYRFHDNRTLARALVHLPARDWPVFLGPLIGVCYWQGERWSCVDNPAPGAYPVPDPAPWLEVPNPQAGVILQANILRYLLAEYSEALSALVEFQDPRVWLAQVLEQARAWQWDRPEQLEFLVVRRLLEATGDVLIRWQPMRGEVAEDHFQRVVGEWRRVEREQQDA; encoded by the coding sequence ATGGAGATCGCGCCTGGCCAGTGGATGGCTGAACAGCAGCAGGCAGGGCGCCGGCTGTGCCTGGTTCTACAGGGTGAAAGCGATGCGCGTGGGGTACTGCTGGCGACACGCACGGTCGCTGAGTATCGCTGCCTCTATGGTGAAACCGTCGCATCGGAAATGGCAGCGGATGGGCCGATGCTCCTGTTGCTCGACCATGTCAGCGAGCCCGCATTGGTGGGTTTGCTGCAAAACCCCCAGCGTAATTGGGGCTGGTTGGGCAGCCTGGCTGGTGATGATTTATCGGGTGTTACCCGGCACTGGCGCGACAGGTTGGTGGTGGGAACGGCGGGCAGTCAGGCGCTGTACCGCTTCCACGATAACCGCACCTTGGCGCGGGCCTTGGTTCACCTGCCTGCTCGGGACTGGCCTGTTTTTCTCGGGCCGCTGATCGGCGTGTGTTACTGGCAGGGTGAGCGTTGGAGTTGTGTCGATAACCCGGCTCCGGGGGCGTATCCGGTACCCGATCCTGCGCCGTGGCTGGAGGTGCCGAATCCCCAGGCGGGAGTGATTCTGCAAGCCAATATCCTGCGTTACCTGCTGGCCGAGTACAGCGAGGCGTTGAGCGCACTGGTTGAGTTTCAAGACCCGAGAGTCTGGTTGGCGCAGGTGCTGGAGCAAGCGCGGGCCTGGCAATGGGACAGGCCGGAACAGCTGGAGTTTTTGGTGGTGCGGCGGTTGTTGGAAGCCACTGGGGACGTGCTTATTCGATGGCAGCCGATGCGTGGGGAAGTGGCGGAGGATCATTTTCAGCGGGTGGTTGGGGAGTGGCGTCGGGTGGAGCGGGAGCAGCAGGATGCGTAG